The Actinomyces sp. oral taxon 414 genome has a segment encoding these proteins:
- a CDS encoding phospholipase D-like domain-containing protein, producing the protein MKWEPFLATSWVVVEYAIKIAALGTVPENRRPSSSTAWLLLIFLLPVVGFPLYFFLGSPWVHGRRLQQQVIATEAAQKMMQGLPTVPAGARPSTHLDSVLRMNRRLTGLPCVTGEVVALHGDSAATYAAMARIIDAAEHRVHVEFYIQSWDEVTDVFYSALERAAARGVTVRLLVDHLGSRKYPGWRRLGRRFSQAGIQWRLMMPLLPLRRRFRRPDLRNHRKILIVDGRRAFIGSHNIIDPTYRLRSNVRAGRVWQDLSVEVTGAIVLEAEAVFAMDWYFEADERLDVLDPRADAAAAVAAADAAADAAAGVRPFAPEPDALVGRSAPRPGRPGAVVNAMQLVPSGPGYPTEPNLRMFLSLIQNATRRISITSPYFIPDEALLSAMTTAAYRGVEVELFVGLESDHLIVNHAQRSYYSALLTAGVRIYRYPAPTVLHAKYMTVDDEVAVIGSSNMDFRSFALNYEVMLLAFGGDLDDLLRDNDAFYRSVSSELTAQEWAREPWWRRYIDNVFRLMSAVL; encoded by the coding sequence ATGAAGTGGGAGCCGTTTCTGGCGACCTCCTGGGTCGTGGTCGAGTACGCCATTAAGATCGCCGCACTCGGGACCGTCCCGGAGAATCGGCGCCCGTCGTCGTCGACCGCTTGGCTGCTGCTCATCTTCCTGCTGCCCGTCGTCGGCTTCCCCCTCTACTTCTTCCTCGGCAGCCCCTGGGTGCACGGGCGGCGCCTCCAGCAGCAGGTGATCGCCACCGAGGCCGCGCAGAAGATGATGCAGGGCCTGCCGACCGTGCCCGCCGGAGCCCGCCCCTCGACACACCTGGACTCGGTGCTGCGGATGAACCGCCGGCTCACCGGGCTCCCCTGCGTCACCGGCGAGGTGGTCGCCCTCCATGGCGACTCCGCCGCCACCTACGCGGCCATGGCCAGGATCATCGACGCCGCCGAGCACCGCGTCCACGTCGAGTTCTACATCCAGAGCTGGGACGAGGTCACCGACGTCTTCTACTCCGCCCTGGAGCGGGCCGCCGCCCGGGGGGTGACGGTGCGCCTGCTCGTGGACCACCTCGGCTCGCGCAAGTACCCCGGCTGGCGCCGCCTCGGCAGGCGGTTCAGCCAGGCCGGCATTCAGTGGCGGCTCATGATGCCCCTGCTGCCCCTCAGGCGGCGCTTCCGCCGGCCCGACCTGCGCAACCACCGCAAGATCCTCATTGTCGACGGCCGACGCGCCTTCATCGGTTCCCACAACATTATCGACCCCACCTACAGGTTGCGCTCCAATGTCCGGGCGGGCCGGGTCTGGCAGGACCTGAGCGTGGAGGTGACCGGGGCGATCGTGCTGGAGGCCGAGGCCGTCTTCGCCATGGACTGGTACTTCGAAGCCGACGAGCGCCTCGACGTCCTCGATCCCCGCGCGGACGCTGCCGCCGCCGTCGCCGCGGCCGACGCCGCCGCCGACGCGGCCGCTGGCGTCAGGCCGTTCGCCCCGGAGCCGGACGCCCTCGTCGGACGCAGCGCGCCGCGCCCGGGGCGGCCGGGCGCCGTCGTCAACGCCATGCAGCTGGTGCCCTCCGGCCCGGGCTACCCCACCGAGCCGAACCTGCGGATGTTCCTGTCCCTCATCCAGAACGCGACCAGGCGGATCTCGATCACCAGCCCCTACTTCATCCCCGACGAGGCGCTGCTGTCGGCCATGACGACGGCGGCCTACCGGGGGGTGGAGGTGGAGCTCTTCGTGGGGCTGGAGTCCGACCACCTCATTGTCAATCACGCCCAGCGCTCCTACTACTCGGCGCTGCTCACCGCGGGCGTGCGCATCTACCGCTACCCGGCGCCCACCGTCCTGCACGCCAAGTACATGACGGTCGACGACGAGGTGGCCGTCATCGGCTCGTCGAACATGGACTTCCGGTCCTTCGCGCTCAACTACGAGGTGATGCTGCTGGCCTTCGGCGGGGACCTGGACGACCTGCTGCGCGACAACGACGCGTTCTACCGCTCGGTGTCCAGCGAGCTGACCGCCCAGGAGTGGGCGAGGGAGCCCTGGTGGCGGCGCTACATCGACAACGTCTTCCGGCTCATGTCCGCCGTCCTGTGA